The Microlunatus antarcticus genome window below encodes:
- the tsaE gene encoding tRNA (adenosine(37)-N6)-threonylcarbamoyltransferase complex ATPase subunit type 1 TsaE translates to MSLPEPVVVVASEQDAPAMVEVVHAAFGARPPVEPPSTAGAETVASVAEALRRGGGVYASVGGRPAGAILVGGTPEGAATFARVSVHPDFQRHGIASAMVAAAEDLAALQGHHRVDLFAREEFTEVITFWSHRGFRVARLAPHGVVLSKRLPYALPLADADATRALGGRLADLVRPGDLLVLSGELGAGKTTLTQGLGEALGVSGAVISPTFVLSRVHPTADGRPTLVHVDAYRLGGPGELDDLDLDLSAPTSVTVVEWGKGFVEQAWDDRLEIDLLHDPEGGRVALVRPVGERWAAVDLSDLAAYEDVARA, encoded by the coding sequence GTGAGCCTGCCCGAACCCGTCGTGGTCGTGGCGTCCGAGCAGGACGCCCCGGCCATGGTCGAGGTCGTCCACGCCGCCTTCGGCGCGCGGCCCCCGGTCGAGCCGCCGTCGACGGCGGGAGCCGAGACCGTCGCGTCGGTCGCGGAGGCACTGCGCCGCGGCGGCGGGGTCTACGCCTCGGTCGGCGGTCGGCCCGCCGGCGCGATCCTCGTCGGCGGCACCCCCGAGGGGGCGGCGACCTTCGCCCGCGTCTCGGTGCACCCCGACTTCCAGCGCCACGGCATCGCCTCCGCGATGGTGGCCGCGGCGGAGGACCTGGCCGCGCTGCAGGGCCACCACCGGGTGGACCTCTTCGCCCGCGAGGAGTTCACCGAGGTCATCACCTTCTGGAGCCACCGCGGCTTCCGCGTCGCCCGGCTCGCGCCGCACGGCGTGGTCCTGAGCAAGCGGCTCCCGTACGCCCTCCCGCTCGCCGACGCCGACGCCACCCGCGCGCTCGGGGGCCGGCTGGCCGACCTCGTCCGGCCCGGGGACCTGCTGGTCCTCAGCGGGGAGCTGGGGGCGGGCAAGACGACCCTCACCCAGGGCCTCGGCGAGGCGCTCGGGGTGAGCGGCGCCGTCATCTCCCCGACCTTCGTGCTGTCGCGCGTGCACCCGACCGCGGACGGTCGGCCGACCCTGGTGCACGTCGACGCCTACCGCCTCGGCGGTCCCGGCGAGCTCGACGACCTCGACCTCGACCTGAGCGCCCCGACGAGCGTCACGGTCGTCGAGTGGGGCAAGGGCTTCGTCGAGCAGGCCTGGGACGACCGCCTCGAGATCGACCTGCTGCACGACCCGGAGGGCGGCCGCGTCGCGCTCGTCCGCCCGGTCGGCGAGCGGTGGGCCGCCGTGGACCTGTCCGACCTGGCCGCGTACGAGGACGTCGCCCGTGCCTGA
- the tsaB gene encoding tRNA (adenosine(37)-N6)-threonylcarbamoyltransferase complex dimerization subunit type 1 TsaB, whose product MPELVLAIDTTTDVTVGVARGREVLANGRVTDRMAHVEQLMPLVHRTLAAAGVRLADVERVVVGLGPGPFTGLRVGIVTAQVLAHVRRVDLHGVCSLDVIALDHARSGTASAFVVATDARRKEVYWARYGADGTRLGGPEVSSPDAVPRLPTVGPGADVYPDRLQTVAGPRVLDAGLLAAYGLDLPSAGTEPLYLRRPDAAESAKRKSVLRILPGQDIRR is encoded by the coding sequence GTGCCTGAGCTCGTCCTGGCGATCGACACCACGACCGACGTCACCGTCGGCGTCGCCCGCGGCCGCGAGGTCCTCGCGAACGGTCGCGTGACCGACCGGATGGCCCACGTCGAGCAGCTGATGCCGCTCGTCCACCGCACCCTCGCCGCCGCCGGGGTCCGGCTCGCCGACGTCGAGCGGGTTGTCGTGGGTCTCGGACCGGGACCGTTCACCGGGCTGCGGGTCGGCATCGTCACGGCGCAGGTCCTGGCCCACGTCCGCCGCGTCGACCTGCACGGCGTCTGCAGCCTCGACGTGATCGCCCTGGACCACGCACGATCCGGGACCGCCTCCGCGTTCGTCGTCGCCACGGACGCGCGGCGCAAGGAGGTGTATTGGGCGCGCTACGGCGCCGACGGCACCCGCCTCGGAGGGCCTGAGGTCAGCAGCCCCGACGCCGTCCCGCGCCTGCCCACCGTCGGACCGGGCGCCGACGTCTACCCCGACCGGCTGCAGACGGTCGCCGGCCCGCGCGTCCTCGACGCCGGGCTCCTCGCCGCGTACGGGCTCGACCTGCCGTCGGCCGGGACCGAGCCCCTCTACCTCCGGCGTCCCGACGCCGCCGAATCGGCGAAGCGCAAGTCGGTGCTGCGGATCCTCCCCGGGCAGGACATCCGCCGATGA
- a CDS encoding GNAT family N-acetyltransferase: MSTFEPSPASLRYSLLPARLDDLPAILRLEAEGFGPDERWSERSWSGELLGEGRTVLIARGAQPAGVITLSTVGEVADLHRVVVAPAYRRQGLALRLVRAGLLAVRHLGARVVMLEVEYTNLGAIALYQQLGFEQVRVRRDYYGTGRDALILRLYDLDTWPGRFGEAVRDTEADLRAERADVQLEPDLPVEAP; the protein is encoded by the coding sequence ATGAGCACCTTCGAGCCCAGCCCCGCGTCCCTGCGCTACAGCCTGCTGCCCGCGCGCCTCGACGACCTGCCCGCGATCCTGCGGCTCGAGGCCGAGGGCTTCGGACCCGACGAGCGCTGGAGCGAGCGCAGCTGGTCCGGCGAGCTGCTGGGCGAGGGTCGGACGGTCCTCATCGCCCGTGGCGCACAGCCCGCGGGGGTGATCACGCTCTCCACGGTGGGCGAGGTGGCCGACCTGCACCGCGTGGTCGTCGCCCCCGCGTACCGGCGCCAGGGCCTCGCCCTGCGCCTGGTCCGTGCCGGGCTGCTCGCCGTCCGCCACCTCGGGGCGCGGGTGGTGATGCTCGAGGTCGAGTACACCAACCTCGGGGCCATCGCGCTCTACCAGCAGCTGGGCTTCGAGCAGGTGCGGGTCCGGCGCGACTACTACGGCACCGGGCGGGACGCACTCATCCTCCGGCTGTACGACCTCGACACCTGGCCCGGCCGCTTCGGCGAGGCGGTCCGCGACACCGAGGCCGATCTGCGGGCCGAACGCGCAGACGTCCAGCTCGAACCCGATCTGCCGGTGGAGGCACCGTGA
- the tsaD gene encoding tRNA (adenosine(37)-N6)-threonylcarbamoyltransferase complex transferase subunit TsaD, translated as MSGPLVLGIESSCDETGVGIVRGHELLANEVASSVEEHARFGGVVPEIASRAHLEAMLPTLERACTTADVDLTEVDAIAVTAGPGLMGALVVGVAAAKALAYALDKPLYGVNHLAGHVAVDLLEHGPLPEPCVALLVSGGHTSLLLVDDIAGVRGRGITELGATIDDAAGEAYDKVARLLGLPYPGGPVIDRAATGDPRAIAFPRGLTSPRDLERHRFDFSFSGLKSAVARWVETRERAGLDVPLPDVAASFQEAVCDVLSAKAVDACLATGAQHLLIGGGVAANGRLRALLAERAAAAGITLRTPRPGLCTDNGAMIAVLGTEVIRAGGRPSGPELGADSGLPVSRVLV; from the coding sequence GTGAGCGGCCCACTCGTGCTCGGCATCGAGTCCTCGTGCGACGAGACGGGCGTCGGCATCGTCCGCGGTCACGAGCTGCTGGCCAACGAGGTCGCGTCGAGCGTCGAGGAGCACGCCCGCTTCGGCGGCGTCGTGCCCGAGATCGCCAGCCGCGCGCACCTCGAGGCGATGCTGCCGACCCTGGAACGGGCCTGCACGACCGCCGACGTCGACCTCACCGAGGTCGACGCCATCGCCGTCACTGCCGGTCCCGGGCTGATGGGCGCCCTGGTCGTCGGGGTCGCCGCGGCGAAGGCGCTCGCGTACGCGTTGGACAAGCCGCTCTACGGGGTCAACCACCTCGCCGGGCACGTGGCCGTCGACCTGCTCGAGCACGGCCCGCTGCCGGAGCCGTGCGTGGCGCTCCTCGTCTCCGGCGGGCACACGTCGCTGCTGCTGGTCGACGACATCGCCGGCGTCCGCGGCCGCGGGATCACCGAGCTGGGCGCGACGATCGACGACGCGGCGGGGGAGGCGTACGACAAGGTCGCGCGCCTGCTCGGCCTGCCCTATCCCGGCGGCCCGGTCATCGACCGCGCCGCGACGGGGGACCCGCGGGCGATCGCCTTCCCCCGCGGCCTGACGTCGCCGCGCGACCTCGAGCGGCACCGCTTCGACTTCTCCTTCTCCGGGCTCAAGAGCGCGGTGGCCCGCTGGGTCGAGACGCGCGAGCGCGCCGGCCTGGACGTCCCGCTGCCCGACGTCGCCGCGAGCTTCCAGGAGGCGGTCTGCGACGTGCTGAGCGCGAAGGCCGTCGACGCCTGTCTCGCCACGGGCGCGCAGCACCTGCTGATCGGCGGCGGGGTGGCGGCCAACGGTCGGCTGCGGGCCCTGCTCGCCGAGCGGGCGGCGGCGGCCGGGATCACCCTCCGCACGCCGCGCCCCGGGCTGTGCACCGACAACGGGGCCATGATCGCGGTGCTCGGCACCGAGGTGATCCGGGCCGGCGGCCGCCCCTCGGGCCCGGAGCTCGGCGCCGACTCCGGCCTCCCGGTCTCCCGCGTCCTGGTCTGA
- a CDS encoding class I SAM-dependent methyltransferase → MPYGLSAEALAAAEAEADLESLAAGTRLRARFAPELAAAALTQAALRRRARTKFGDAAGSLWFTRDGLEQATRPEVADLHAQRFVAAGVRRVVDLGCGIGSDAVAFVRAGLDVLAVERDPATADVARANLATAVAAAGGSVHAEVVVADVADVIAAGIEPGVGVFADPARRDARGRVWRAQDFSPDLGSLLALAGGVSGGERVLGLKLGPALPHALVPPDAEAEWVSHHGDVVEVALWHGPGSVPGRRSALLAPDRRLVAGPAHLDVRAPGAYVFEPDGAVVRSGAVGVLGERLGAGLLAEQIAYLTADALVETPYATAFAVEQVLPYDLKALRRWVREAGIGRLEVKKRGLDVDPAQLRRDLRPKGDGSATLLLSRAPTGTVALVVHRVVAPG, encoded by the coding sequence ATGCCGTACGGGCTGTCGGCCGAGGCGCTCGCCGCGGCGGAGGCCGAGGCCGACCTCGAGTCGCTCGCCGCCGGGACCCGGCTGCGCGCCCGCTTCGCCCCCGAGCTCGCGGCGGCCGCCCTGACCCAGGCGGCCCTCCGGCGCCGGGCCCGGACGAAGTTCGGGGACGCGGCCGGGTCGTTGTGGTTCACCCGCGACGGGCTCGAGCAGGCCACCCGGCCCGAAGTTGCCGACCTGCACGCGCAGCGTTTCGTCGCCGCCGGCGTACGCCGCGTGGTCGACCTCGGCTGCGGCATCGGCTCCGACGCGGTCGCCTTCGTCCGGGCGGGGCTGGACGTCCTCGCCGTCGAGCGCGACCCGGCGACGGCGGACGTCGCGCGGGCCAACCTCGCGACCGCGGTCGCCGCGGCCGGCGGCTCCGTCCACGCCGAGGTGGTCGTGGCCGACGTCGCCGACGTGATCGCGGCCGGGATCGAGCCGGGCGTCGGGGTGTTCGCCGACCCGGCCCGGCGCGACGCCCGTGGCCGGGTGTGGCGCGCGCAGGACTTCAGCCCCGACCTCGGCTCCCTCCTCGCGCTGGCCGGCGGCGTGAGCGGGGGAGAGCGCGTCCTCGGGCTCAAGCTCGGCCCCGCGCTCCCGCACGCGCTGGTGCCGCCCGACGCCGAGGCGGAGTGGGTGAGCCACCACGGCGACGTCGTGGAGGTCGCGCTCTGGCACGGTCCCGGCAGCGTCCCGGGACGGCGGAGCGCGCTGCTCGCGCCCGACCGTCGGCTGGTCGCCGGGCCGGCGCACCTCGACGTCCGGGCGCCGGGCGCCTACGTCTTCGAGCCCGACGGCGCGGTCGTCCGCTCGGGCGCCGTCGGCGTCCTCGGGGAACGGCTGGGGGCCGGTCTGCTCGCCGAGCAGATCGCCTACCTCACGGCCGACGCGCTCGTCGAGACGCCGTACGCGACCGCCTTCGCCGTCGAGCAGGTGCTCCCGTACGACCTCAAGGCCCTGCGCCGCTGGGTGCGCGAGGCCGGGATCGGGCGGCTGGAGGTCAAGAAGCGCGGCCTCGACGTCGACCCCGCCCAGCTCCGCCGGGACCTGAGGCCGAAGGGGGACGGCTCGGCGACGCTGCTGCTCAGCCGCGCGCCGACCGGGACGGTCGCGCTCGTCGTGCACCGCGTCGTCGCGCCGGGGTAG
- the groES gene encoding co-chaperone GroES: MASTIKPLEDRILVQPLEAETTTSFGLVIPDTAKEKPQEGKVIATGPGRIDDNGQRVPLDVAEGDVVIFSKYGGTEVRYDGNDLLLLNARDILAVVTK, from the coding sequence ATGGCGAGCACGATCAAGCCGCTCGAGGACCGCATCCTCGTCCAGCCGCTCGAAGCCGAGACCACCACCTCCTTCGGTCTGGTCATCCCGGACACCGCCAAGGAGAAGCCGCAGGAGGGCAAGGTCATCGCGACCGGGCCCGGCCGCATCGACGACAACGGACAGCGCGTGCCGCTGGACGTCGCCGAGGGCGACGTCGTCATCTTCAGCAAGTACGGCGGCACCGAGGTGCGCTACGACGGCAACGACCTGCTGCTGCTGAACGCCCGCGACATCCTCGCGGTCGTCACCAAGTAA
- the groL gene encoding chaperonin GroEL (60 kDa chaperone family; promotes refolding of misfolded polypeptides especially under stressful conditions; forms two stacked rings of heptamers to form a barrel-shaped 14mer; ends can be capped by GroES; misfolded proteins enter the barrel where they are refolded when GroES binds) yields MAKILQFDEEARRSLERGVDVLANTVKVTLGPKGRYVVLDKKWGAPTITNDGVTVAREVELDDPYENLGAQLAKEVATKTNDVAGDGTTTATVLAQALVHEGLRAVASGANPVGLKRGIDAAVAAVTERLHADAREIQTTSDMASVATISARDADIGALIAEAFDKVGKDGVITVDESNTMGTELEFTEGMQFDKGYLSPYFVTDPERMEAVLDNPYILINSGKISSMSDLLPLLEKVIGASGTLFVVAEDVDGEALSTLVVNKIRGTFTSVAVKAPAFGDRRKAMLEDIAILTGGTVVAPEIGLKLDQVGLEQLGRARRIVVTKDNTTIVDGSGEAEAVKARVAQLSSEIERTDSDWDREKLQERVAKLAGGVCVIKVGAATEVELKEKKHRIEDAVSATRAAIEEGIVAGGGAALIHAVKALDGDLGLTGDEKTGVGIVRRSVVEPLRWIAENGGVQGYVVTAKVAEMEPGSGYNAATDEYGDLIAWGVIDPVKVTRSALANAASIAALLLTTETLVVEKPEEEEPAPAGAGHSH; encoded by the coding sequence ATGGCCAAGATCCTCCAGTTCGACGAGGAGGCGCGCCGCTCTCTCGAGCGTGGCGTCGACGTCCTCGCCAACACCGTGAAGGTGACGCTCGGCCCGAAGGGCCGCTACGTCGTCCTCGACAAGAAGTGGGGCGCTCCCACGATCACGAACGACGGTGTGACCGTCGCCCGTGAGGTCGAGCTCGACGACCCGTACGAGAACCTCGGCGCCCAGCTCGCCAAGGAGGTCGCGACCAAGACCAACGACGTCGCCGGTGACGGCACGACGACCGCGACCGTCCTCGCCCAGGCCCTCGTGCACGAGGGCCTCCGCGCCGTCGCGTCCGGGGCCAACCCGGTCGGGCTGAAGCGCGGCATCGACGCGGCGGTCGCCGCGGTGACCGAGCGTCTGCACGCCGACGCCCGCGAGATCCAGACGACCTCCGACATGGCGTCGGTCGCGACCATCTCCGCCCGGGACGCCGACATCGGCGCCCTGATCGCCGAGGCGTTCGACAAGGTCGGCAAGGACGGCGTCATCACCGTCGACGAGTCCAACACCATGGGCACCGAGCTCGAGTTCACCGAGGGCATGCAGTTCGACAAGGGCTACCTGTCGCCGTACTTCGTGACCGACCCGGAGCGGATGGAGGCGGTTCTCGACAACCCCTACATCCTCATCAACTCCGGCAAGATATCCTCGATGTCGGACCTCCTCCCGCTGCTGGAGAAGGTCATCGGCGCGTCGGGCACCCTCTTCGTGGTGGCCGAGGACGTCGACGGCGAGGCGCTCTCGACGCTGGTCGTCAACAAGATCCGCGGCACGTTCACCTCGGTCGCCGTCAAGGCGCCGGCGTTCGGTGACCGTCGCAAGGCCATGCTCGAGGACATCGCGATCCTCACCGGCGGCACCGTGGTGGCGCCGGAGATCGGGCTCAAGCTCGACCAGGTCGGTCTGGAGCAGCTGGGCCGCGCCCGCCGCATCGTGGTGACGAAGGACAACACCACGATCGTCGACGGGTCGGGCGAGGCCGAGGCCGTCAAGGCTCGCGTTGCCCAGCTCTCCTCCGAGATCGAGCGGACCGACTCCGACTGGGACCGCGAGAAGCTGCAGGAGCGGGTCGCCAAGCTCGCCGGCGGGGTCTGCGTCATCAAGGTCGGCGCGGCCACGGAGGTCGAGCTCAAGGAGAAGAAGCACCGCATCGAGGACGCCGTGTCCGCGACGCGTGCAGCCATCGAGGAGGGGATCGTCGCCGGTGGCGGCGCCGCCCTCATCCACGCCGTCAAGGCGCTGGACGGTGACCTGGGTCTGACCGGCGACGAGAAGACCGGCGTCGGCATCGTCCGCCGCTCGGTCGTCGAGCCGCTGCGCTGGATCGCCGAGAACGGTGGCGTCCAGGGCTACGTCGTCACCGCGAAGGTCGCCGAGATGGAGCCCGGCTCGGGCTACAACGCGGCCACCGACGAGTACGGCGACCTGATCGCCTGGGGCGTCATCGACCCGGTCAAGGTCACGCGCTCCGCGCTGGCCAACGCCGCGTCGATCGCCGCGCTGCTCCTCACCACGGAGACCCTCGTGGTGGAGAAGCCCGAGGAAGAGGAGCCGGCTCCGGCCGGGGCGGGTCACTCGCACTGA
- a CDS encoding sigma-70 family RNA polymerase sigma factor, producing the protein MTTTDLSQALSDHDLVARACAGENVAINLLITAVRKAVLRYTRARLSTYSGGAEVAEDVTQEVCLAVVDVLPRYTDSGAPFAALVYAIASNKVADAQRRYARTPFHVVDELPDRAEPALGPEQQTMARSDVAAALALLERLPPRMAQVVRLRAEGLSADEVGAIVGLTANAVRVTQHRALARLRRLVADSADSRERFADRPTRPVAA; encoded by the coding sequence GTGACAACCACCGACCTCAGCCAGGCCCTCTCCGACCACGACCTCGTCGCCCGCGCGTGCGCCGGCGAGAACGTCGCGATCAACCTCCTGATCACCGCCGTCCGCAAGGCGGTGCTCCGCTACACCCGCGCCCGCCTGTCCACCTACAGCGGCGGTGCCGAGGTGGCCGAGGACGTGACCCAGGAGGTCTGCCTCGCCGTCGTGGACGTGCTGCCGCGCTACACCGACAGCGGCGCCCCGTTCGCGGCCCTCGTCTACGCCATCGCCTCCAACAAGGTCGCCGACGCCCAGCGCCGCTACGCCCGCACCCCGTTCCACGTCGTCGACGAGCTCCCGGACCGGGCCGAGCCGGCCCTCGGTCCGGAGCAGCAGACGATGGCCCGCTCGGACGTCGCCGCCGCCCTGGCGCTGCTCGAGCGGCTGCCGCCGCGGATGGCCCAGGTCGTCCGGCTGCGCGCGGAGGGTCTCAGCGCCGACGAGGTCGGCGCGATCGTGGGGCTCACCGCCAACGCCGTACGGGTGACGCAGCACCGCGCGCTCGCCCGGCTCCGGCGCCTGGTGGCCGACTCGGCCGACAGCCGCGAGCGCTTCGCGGACCGTCCCACCCGGCCGGTCGCCGCCTGA
- the guaB gene encoding IMP dehydrogenase: MFPGQLPSSASDRGPEEDDWASGPGVPAPFAALGLTFDDVLLQPHESDVIPSEADTSTWVSKRIQVKVPLISSPMDTVTESRMAVAIARQGGLGIIHRNLSIEDQAHQVDFVKRSEAGMVDEPITITPDATIGEADALCARFHISGVPVVDRDLRLLGIITNRDMRFENDPTRLVGAVMTPMPLVTGEVGISGEDAMRLLATHKIEKLPLVDATGRLRGLITLKDFVKADQYPNASKDDQGRLRVGAAVGFFGESWKRAMSLVEEGVDLLVVDTAHGHSQGVLEMVRRLKADPAAAHVDVVGGNVATYAGAKALVEAGVDGVKVGVGPGSICTTRVVAGVGVPQVTAIHNASRACRPAGVPLIGDGGLQYSGDIAKALVAGADTVMLGSLLAGCDESPGQLVFVNGKQFKTYRGMGSLGAMASRGRSASYSKDRYFQGDVTSDSNLIAEGIEGQVPYRGPLAAVAYQLVGGLRQSMFYTGAATIPQLQERGSFVRITSAGLRESHPHDIQMTVEAPNYAG, from the coding sequence ATGTTCCCCGGGCAGCTGCCCTCCAGCGCTTCGGACCGTGGTCCGGAGGAGGACGACTGGGCCTCGGGCCCGGGCGTGCCGGCCCCGTTCGCGGCCCTGGGCCTGACCTTCGACGACGTGCTGCTCCAGCCGCACGAGAGCGACGTCATCCCGTCCGAGGCCGACACGTCGACCTGGGTGTCCAAGCGGATCCAGGTCAAGGTCCCGCTGATCTCGTCGCCGATGGACACCGTCACGGAGTCGCGGATGGCCGTCGCCATCGCGCGCCAGGGCGGGCTGGGGATCATCCACCGCAACCTCTCCATCGAGGACCAGGCCCACCAGGTCGACTTCGTCAAGCGGTCCGAGGCCGGGATGGTCGACGAGCCGATCACCATCACCCCCGACGCCACGATCGGCGAGGCGGACGCCCTCTGCGCGCGCTTCCACATCTCCGGCGTGCCGGTGGTGGACCGCGACCTGCGCCTGCTCGGCATCATCACCAACCGCGACATGCGCTTCGAGAACGACCCGACGCGCCTGGTGGGCGCGGTGATGACCCCGATGCCGCTCGTCACCGGCGAGGTCGGGATTTCGGGCGAGGACGCCATGCGCCTGCTCGCCACCCACAAGATCGAGAAGCTGCCGCTGGTCGACGCGACGGGCCGGCTGCGCGGGCTCATCACGCTCAAGGACTTCGTCAAGGCCGACCAGTACCCGAACGCCAGCAAGGACGACCAGGGCCGGCTGCGCGTCGGTGCGGCGGTCGGGTTCTTCGGCGAGTCGTGGAAGCGGGCGATGTCGCTGGTCGAGGAGGGCGTCGACCTGCTCGTCGTCGACACCGCGCACGGCCACTCCCAGGGCGTCCTCGAGATGGTCCGCCGCCTCAAGGCGGACCCGGCGGCCGCGCACGTCGACGTCGTCGGCGGGAACGTGGCCACGTACGCCGGCGCCAAGGCCCTCGTCGAGGCCGGCGTCGACGGGGTCAAGGTCGGGGTCGGGCCGGGCTCGATCTGCACCACCCGCGTCGTCGCCGGCGTCGGCGTCCCGCAGGTCACCGCGATCCACAACGCCTCCCGCGCCTGCCGACCGGCGGGTGTGCCGCTGATCGGCGACGGCGGGCTGCAGTACTCGGGCGACATCGCCAAGGCGCTCGTCGCCGGCGCGGACACCGTCATGCTCGGGTCGCTGCTCGCCGGCTGCGACGAGAGCCCGGGCCAGCTCGTCTTCGTCAACGGCAAGCAGTTCAAGACCTACCGCGGCATGGGCTCGCTCGGGGCGATGGCTTCGCGCGGACGCTCCGCGTCGTACTCCAAGGACCGCTACTTCCAGGGCGACGTGACCTCGGACTCCAACCTGATCGCCGAGGGCATCGAGGGCCAGGTGCCCTACCGCGGCCCGCTCGCGGCGGTCGCCTACCAGCTCGTCGGGGGGCTGCGGCAGTCGATGTTCTACACCGGCGCGGCCACCATCCCGCAGCTGCAGGAGCGCGGATCGTTCGTCCGGATCACGTCGGCCGGCCTGCGCGAGTCCCACCCGCACGACATCCAGATGACCGTCGAGGCCCCGAACTACGCCGGCTAG
- a CDS encoding cytochrome c oxidase assembly protein: protein MPPAETFFSTWRIDPVAAVALALVLLAYVAGVRRVRRTGGTWPVRRTLGFVLAGLGSYAVISFGFLGARSEDLRWAFTTRVALLLLVVPLLTLLGRPLDLAYAALPPGGAAGVRTFLGSRPVRLLGNAIVAPVVGCAVFCVFLTPLAGAWRTSALAEEGTGLVLPVLGLLFVLPIAAHTGLRSEVFIAAEFAFAFVELVLDAIPGLVLRLTGHVLDGVGAVVGTRPGWFPSPLTDQHWSGDVLWSIAEVADLPILLLLFVRWVRSDARHADRADGLTEAELDDLVQAHLRGGR, encoded by the coding sequence ATGCCTCCCGCCGAGACCTTCTTCTCCACCTGGCGGATCGACCCGGTCGCGGCCGTGGCCCTCGCGCTGGTCCTGCTCGCGTACGTCGCGGGGGTGCGGCGCGTCCGCCGGACCGGTGGGACCTGGCCGGTGCGGCGCACGCTCGGCTTCGTGCTGGCCGGGCTGGGGTCGTACGCGGTCATCTCCTTCGGGTTCCTCGGTGCACGGAGCGAGGACCTGCGCTGGGCGTTCACCACCCGGGTCGCCCTGCTCCTGCTCGTGGTGCCGCTGCTGACCCTGCTCGGGCGCCCGCTCGACCTCGCGTACGCGGCGCTGCCGCCGGGCGGGGCCGCCGGGGTCCGCACGTTCCTCGGCTCGCGGCCGGTCCGGCTGCTGGGCAACGCGATCGTCGCGCCGGTGGTGGGCTGCGCGGTCTTCTGCGTGTTCCTGACCCCGCTCGCCGGTGCCTGGCGGACCAGCGCGCTGGCCGAGGAGGGGACCGGCCTGGTGCTGCCGGTGCTCGGGCTGCTCTTCGTCCTGCCGATCGCCGCGCACACCGGGCTGCGCAGCGAGGTCTTCATCGCCGCGGAGTTCGCCTTCGCCTTCGTCGAGCTGGTGCTCGACGCGATCCCCGGCCTGGTGCTGCGCCTCACCGGGCACGTGCTGGACGGGGTGGGCGCGGTCGTCGGGACGCGGCCGGGGTGGTTCCCGTCGCCGCTGACCGACCAGCACTGGTCGGGCGACGTCCTCTGGTCCATCGCCGAGGTGGCCGACCTGCCGATCCTGCTGCTCCTGTTCGTGCGCTGGGTGCGCTCGGACGCCCGGCACGCCGACCGCGCGGACGGGCTCACCGAGGCCGAGCTCGACGACCTGGTGCAGGCGCACCTGCGGGGCGGTCGCTGA